One window from the genome of Pedobacter schmidteae encodes:
- the hemH gene encoding ferrochelatase — MGKKGVLLVNLGTPDSPEVGDVRKYLDQFLMDERVIDVNAFNRTLLVKGIIVPFRSPKTSKLYKEIWDENGSPLLYFSKIQAALVQEELGEEYHVELAMRYQNPSIASALEKMKTNLVESIRVIPLFPQYASASSGSVIQLVMELVSKWATIPPVSFVSSFHDNPLMIETFAENAKKYQPETFDHVLFSFHGLPERQLLKCDHTGQYCLKKENCCDQLNDTNKMCYSAQGHDTARLIAEKMNISRADYTVCFQSRLGKEPWVQPYTTDVLKKLAAEGKKRLLVFSPAFVADCLETLYEITVEYHEEFKALGGEHVQLVESLNDDPKFIKALVELAKFA; from the coding sequence ATGGGAAAAAAGGGCGTATTGCTAGTGAATTTAGGAACTCCGGATAGTCCGGAAGTTGGTGATGTACGTAAATATCTGGATCAGTTTCTGATGGATGAGCGCGTGATAGATGTCAACGCATTTAACCGAACCTTATTAGTTAAAGGTATTATTGTTCCGTTTCGCAGTCCCAAAACTTCAAAACTGTATAAAGAAATCTGGGATGAGAATGGTTCGCCATTGTTGTATTTCAGTAAAATACAGGCTGCTTTAGTACAGGAAGAACTTGGAGAGGAATATCATGTTGAACTCGCCATGCGTTATCAAAACCCGTCAATCGCATCTGCGCTTGAAAAGATGAAGACAAACCTTGTTGAGAGTATTCGGGTAATTCCATTGTTCCCTCAATATGCATCGGCCAGTAGTGGCTCTGTTATTCAGCTGGTAATGGAATTGGTGAGCAAATGGGCAACCATACCACCTGTGAGTTTTGTAAGCTCTTTTCATGATAATCCACTAATGATTGAAACTTTTGCAGAAAATGCAAAGAAATATCAGCCTGAAACTTTTGATCATGTGCTGTTTAGTTTTCATGGATTGCCGGAGCGTCAGTTATTAAAATGTGATCATACAGGGCAATACTGCTTAAAAAAGGAGAATTGCTGCGACCAGCTAAATGATACCAACAAAATGTGCTACTCGGCACAGGGACATGATACTGCCAGACTGATAGCCGAAAAAATGAACATTTCAAGAGCCGATTATACGGTATGTTTCCAGTCGCGTTTAGGTAAAGAGCCTTGGGTGCAGCCTTACACCACCGATGTTTTGAAAAAACTGGCTGCAGAAGGTAAAAAAAGATTGTTGGTTTTTAGCCCAGCGTTTGTTGCCGACTGTTTGGAAACCCTTTATGAAATCACGGTGGAATACCATGAAGAATTTAAAGCACTTGGGGGAGAACACGTACAGTTGGTAGAGAGTTTAAATGACGACCCTAAGTTTATCAAAGCATTGGTTGAACTGGCTAAGTTCGCATAA
- a CDS encoding 3-deoxy-D-manno-octulosonic acid transferase has protein sequence MLWLYNIAIQLYSLLIRILSPFNTKASLFINGRKHIFDKIAKKVRPNTPHIWFHFASLGEFEQGRPVLEQLKTAYPEKKIVITFFSPSGYEIRKNYTMADGVFYLPLDTPGNAQRFIQTVQPELAIFTKYEYWYHYFKALHQHNIPLLIISGIFRPNQIFFKSYGSFHRKMLGYVTRFFVQNNESIALLKTIDIQNATLSGDTRFDRVAENAALSKRLDVIGKFCGDMPVLIAGSTWPEDEQLIAQLCKMHPNWKFIIAPHEIGIHHIREIEKLFPEAIKYADFAVDISEHHPQVLIIDNIGMLSALYAYGKAAYIGGGFGAGIHNTLEAAAFGIPVIFGPKYDKFQEAKDLIQLGAAKSINNLNELEVAFSTLTTSVDSGQIAKDYVNSKTGSTDQIVQYLAKFMRT, from the coding sequence ATGCTTTGGCTTTACAACATTGCAATTCAACTTTATAGCTTACTAATCAGGATACTTTCTCCGTTTAATACCAAAGCTTCTCTTTTTATAAATGGCAGAAAGCATATTTTTGACAAAATTGCGAAGAAAGTACGCCCGAATACGCCCCATATATGGTTTCATTTTGCTTCTTTGGGTGAATTTGAACAGGGTCGTCCTGTATTGGAGCAGTTAAAAACTGCCTATCCTGAAAAAAAAATAGTCATTACCTTCTTCTCTCCTTCAGGATACGAAATCAGAAAGAACTATACGATGGCTGACGGTGTATTCTATTTGCCTTTAGATACACCCGGCAATGCACAACGCTTTATCCAAACTGTTCAGCCCGAACTGGCCATTTTTACCAAGTACGAATATTGGTATCATTATTTTAAAGCATTGCATCAGCACAATATTCCATTGTTAATCATTTCAGGGATCTTCAGGCCTAATCAGATTTTCTTCAAATCCTATGGTTCCTTTCATCGAAAAATGCTCGGTTATGTGACCCGGTTCTTTGTGCAGAATAACGAAAGTATAGCACTTTTAAAAACGATAGACATTCAAAATGCAACATTAAGTGGCGATACAAGGTTTGACCGTGTTGCGGAAAATGCAGCATTATCAAAACGGTTGGACGTTATCGGGAAATTTTGCGGGGATATGCCCGTGTTGATTGCGGGAAGTACCTGGCCCGAAGATGAGCAACTGATTGCCCAACTCTGTAAAATGCATCCCAACTGGAAATTTATCATTGCTCCGCATGAAATTGGCATTCACCATATCCGGGAAATAGAAAAGCTGTTTCCTGAGGCCATAAAATACGCTGACTTTGCAGTCGACATTAGCGAGCATCACCCACAAGTACTGATTATTGATAACATTGGCATGTTATCAGCCCTTTATGCATATGGTAAGGCCGCTTATATCGGTGGGGGCTTTGGCGCTGGAATACACAATACGTTGGAAGCTGCTGCGTTTGGTATACCGGTTATCTTCGGCCCAAAATACGATAAATTTCAGGAGGCAAAAGATCTGATTCAGCTGGGAGCCGCAAAAAGCATAAACAACCTGAATGAATTGGAAGTAGCTTTCTCCACATTGACCACATCAGTTGACAGCGGACAAATTGCTAAAGATTATGTCAACTCAAAGACAGGATCAACGGATCAGATTGTTCAGTATCTGGCTAAATTTATGCGAACTTAG
- a CDS encoding UDP-glucose/GDP-mannose dehydrogenase family protein: protein MRIAVIGTGYVGLVTGTCLSETGNNVICVDINEAKVKQMQAGEVPIYEPGLDVLFHRNIAQGRLTFTTDLAQAVKEAQIIFMALPTPPGGDGAADLSYILGAAKDISKLVTEYKVIVNKSTVPVGTADKVQAVFTENTNVEIDVVSNPEFLREGVAVEDFMKPDRVVIGTRSDKAQKLMMELYGPYVRQGNPILFMDERSSELTKYAANSFLATKITFMNEVANLCEIVGADVDSVRKGIGSDARIGKRFLFPGIGYGGSCFPKDVQALAKSADEHAYDFQILRSVMQVNEKQKTILVDKLLKYYKGDLKGKHFALWGLAFKPETDDIREAPALYIIDELIKHGATVTAFDPEGMNNVKAIIGDKITYAENQYDALSGADALLIATEWSVFRNPDFERMEASLSNKVIFDGRNLYDLQKMIDLGYYYNSVGRKLIN, encoded by the coding sequence ATGAGAATAGCCGTTATCGGAACAGGGTACGTGGGTTTAGTTACAGGCACTTGCCTGTCTGAAACAGGAAACAATGTAATTTGTGTAGACATCAACGAAGCAAAAGTAAAACAAATGCAAGCCGGTGAAGTTCCTATTTACGAACCAGGACTGGATGTCTTGTTTCACCGTAACATTGCACAAGGAAGATTAACTTTTACTACCGATCTGGCCCAGGCTGTTAAAGAGGCCCAGATTATATTTATGGCTTTGCCAACGCCTCCGGGTGGAGACGGCGCCGCGGATTTATCCTATATCCTGGGCGCAGCCAAAGACATTTCTAAGCTGGTAACCGAATACAAAGTTATTGTGAATAAGTCGACCGTTCCGGTTGGTACAGCCGATAAAGTTCAGGCCGTTTTTACCGAAAATACCAATGTAGAGATTGATGTGGTTTCTAATCCTGAATTTTTACGTGAAGGAGTTGCGGTAGAAGATTTTATGAAGCCTGACCGTGTAGTGATTGGCACCCGGAGCGATAAAGCACAAAAATTAATGATGGAGTTGTACGGGCCATATGTACGCCAGGGGAATCCGATCCTTTTTATGGACGAGCGTTCATCAGAGTTGACAAAATATGCAGCTAATTCTTTCCTGGCTACCAAAATTACTTTTATGAACGAAGTAGCCAACCTTTGTGAAATAGTTGGAGCAGATGTAGATTCGGTACGTAAAGGAATTGGTTCCGATGCGCGGATTGGCAAACGCTTTTTGTTCCCTGGCATTGGCTATGGAGGCAGCTGCTTTCCAAAAGATGTACAGGCCCTGGCCAAATCTGCCGACGAGCATGCTTATGATTTCCAGATATTGAGATCAGTAATGCAGGTAAATGAAAAGCAAAAAACCATTTTGGTAGATAAATTGCTGAAATATTATAAAGGCGACCTGAAAGGGAAACATTTTGCTTTGTGGGGATTGGCTTTTAAACCTGAAACCGATGATATCCGTGAGGCGCCTGCTTTGTACATCATTGATGAACTGATTAAACATGGTGCTACCGTTACGGCATTTGATCCGGAAGGAATGAATAATGTAAAGGCGATTATAGGTGATAAAATTACCTATGCTGAAAACCAGTACGATGCTTTGTCGGGTGCAGATGCTTTGTTAATTGCAACAGAATGGTCGGTATTTAGAAATCCTGATTTTGAAAGAATGGAAGCAAGCCTGAGCAATAAAGTGATTTTTGACGGGCGTAACTTATACGACTTGCAAAAAATGATTGATTTGGGATATTATTATAACAGTGTTGGCCGTAAGCTTATAAATTAA
- a CDS encoding UDP-glucuronic acid decarboxylase family protein produces the protein MKRKRVLITGAAGFLGSHLCDRFIKEDYHVIGMDNLITGDLQNIEHLFGLENFEFSHHDVSKFVHVSGDLDYILHFASPASPIDYLKIPIQTLKVGSLGTHNLLGLARSKNARMLIASTSEIYGDPNVNPQPEEYWGNVNPVGPRGVYDEAKRFQEAMTMAYHTFHGVETRIVRIFNTYGPRMRLNDGRVLPAFIGQALRGEDLTVFGDGSQTRSFCYVDDLIEGIYRLLLSDYALPVNIGNPDEITIKQFGEEIIKLTGTNQKLVLRDLPVDDPKQRRPDITKARAILGWEPKVSRAEGLKITYEYFKSLPQEALFNKDHKDFTGYNR, from the coding sequence ATGAAACGTAAAAGAGTTTTAATTACAGGAGCCGCGGGCTTTTTGGGATCACATTTATGTGATAGATTTATCAAAGAAGATTATCATGTAATAGGAATGGATAACCTGATTACAGGCGATCTGCAAAATATTGAACATTTATTTGGATTGGAGAATTTTGAGTTTTCTCATCATGATGTATCAAAGTTTGTGCATGTATCGGGTGATCTGGATTATATTCTTCATTTTGCTTCTCCCGCAAGTCCAATAGATTATCTGAAAATTCCAATTCAAACCTTAAAAGTTGGTTCGCTGGGCACCCATAACCTGTTGGGATTGGCAAGAAGTAAAAATGCCAGAATGCTGATTGCTTCAACATCTGAAATTTATGGCGATCCTAATGTAAACCCTCAACCGGAAGAATATTGGGGAAATGTAAACCCGGTGGGCCCAAGGGGTGTTTATGACGAAGCGAAACGCTTTCAAGAGGCCATGACCATGGCCTATCATACCTTCCATGGTGTGGAGACCCGGATTGTAAGGATCTTTAATACTTACGGACCAAGGATGCGACTGAATGATGGTAGGGTATTGCCAGCATTTATTGGCCAGGCTTTACGCGGCGAAGATTTAACCGTATTCGGTGATGGATCTCAAACCCGTTCGTTTTGTTATGTAGATGATTTGATTGAAGGTATTTACAGGCTGTTGCTGAGTGATTATGCCTTGCCGGTAAATATTGGAAATCCGGATGAAATCACGATTAAACAGTTTGGTGAGGAGATTATCAAACTTACAGGTACCAATCAAAAGTTGGTATTAAGGGATTTACCCGTTGATGATCCTAAACAAAGACGTCCGGATATTACCAAAGCTCGGGCTATACTGGGCTGGGAGCCAAAAGTAAGTAGAGCAGAAGGCTTGAAAATTACTTACGAGTACTTCAAATCATTACCACAAGAAGCTTTATTTAATAAAGATCATAAAGATTTTACAGGATATAACCGTTAA
- the galE gene encoding UDP-glucose 4-epimerase GalE, translating to MAKILVTGGTGFIGSHTVVELYNAGYEVIIVDDFSNSNPKILQQIETITGNKPAFVELDLCDEAKVKDFVLQHADITGVIHFAAFKAVGESVQQPLKYYRNNFYSLINLINAFNSNVNLVFSSSCTVYGQPDILPVTESAPTKKAESPYGNTKQIAEEILQETCAVTPTLKVTSLRYFNPVGAHHSALIGELPIGVPQNLVPFITQSAIGKRGAITVYGNDYNTPDGSAIRDYIHVVDLAKAHVAAIKRLESNKAGANYEVFNLGTGTGSSVLQIIDAFEQSTGVKLNYTIGARREGDIEKVWGDVTKSTRDLEWKAELDLNEMMSSAWKWELYLKDNPF from the coding sequence ATGGCAAAAATATTAGTAACCGGTGGTACCGGTTTTATTGGTTCGCATACCGTTGTTGAATTGTATAATGCAGGTTATGAAGTGATCATTGTTGATGATTTTTCTAACTCTAATCCTAAAATATTACAGCAGATAGAGACCATAACGGGAAATAAGCCTGCTTTTGTAGAACTTGATTTATGTGATGAAGCCAAAGTAAAGGATTTTGTTTTGCAGCATGCCGATATCACAGGAGTAATTCACTTTGCAGCCTTTAAAGCGGTTGGTGAATCTGTGCAACAGCCACTGAAATACTACAGGAATAATTTTTACTCATTGATCAACCTGATCAATGCATTTAACAGCAATGTGAATCTGGTATTCTCTTCATCTTGTACCGTGTATGGACAGCCCGACATTTTGCCGGTAACAGAAAGTGCACCAACAAAAAAAGCAGAATCTCCTTATGGGAACACCAAACAAATTGCAGAAGAAATTTTACAGGAAACTTGTGCAGTAACGCCAACACTTAAAGTAACTTCTTTGCGTTATTTTAATCCGGTAGGTGCCCATCATAGTGCTTTAATTGGAGAATTGCCAATTGGTGTTCCTCAAAACCTGGTTCCCTTTATCACGCAGTCGGCCATTGGCAAACGAGGAGCCATTACTGTTTATGGTAATGATTACAACACCCCGGATGGCAGCGCCATCAGAGACTACATTCATGTTGTGGACCTGGCAAAAGCGCATGTGGCGGCAATTAAACGTCTGGAAAGTAATAAAGCTGGTGCTAACTATGAAGTGTTTAATCTTGGAACGGGCACAGGATCATCCGTATTGCAAATTATTGATGCCTTTGAGCAGTCGACAGGTGTAAAATTAAACTATACCATTGGCGCCAGAAGAGAAGGTGATATCGAAAAAGTATGGGGTGATGTAACCAAATCTACCAGAGATCTGGAATGGAAAGCAGAGCTCGACCTGAACGAAATGATGTCGTCGGCCTGGAAATGGGAACTATATTTGAAGGACAATCCTTTTTAG
- the rfbB gene encoding dTDP-glucose 4,6-dehydratase, whose product MKKILITGGAGFIGSHVVRRFVNNYPQYEILNLDKLTYAGNLANLTDIEDKPNYRFIKADITDAVEINELFQREKIDAVIHLAAESHVDRSITDPTAFVMTNVIGTVNLLNAAREFWKGDYADKRFYHVSTDEVYGALGETGMFTETTAYDPHSPYSASKASSDHFVRAYHDTYGLNVVISNCSNNYGSHHFPEKLIPLAINNIKNNQPVPVYGKGENVRDWLWVEDHARAIDVIFHEAKTGETYNIGGHNEWKNIDLIHLLCNIMDEKLGREAGTSAKLITFVTDRAGHDLRYAIDSTKLQNKLNWVPSLQFEEGLAKTVDWYLKNEEWLTNVTSGNYQAYYDTQYQGR is encoded by the coding sequence ATGAAGAAAATATTAATAACAGGTGGTGCCGGCTTTATCGGATCTCATGTGGTTCGAAGATTTGTAAACAATTACCCTCAATATGAAATCCTGAACCTGGATAAGTTAACCTATGCCGGTAACCTGGCTAATTTGACTGATATTGAAGATAAACCAAATTACAGGTTTATTAAGGCAGATATCACTGATGCTGTAGAGATTAACGAACTGTTTCAAAGGGAGAAAATAGATGCAGTTATACACCTGGCTGCCGAATCTCATGTAGACAGGTCTATTACCGACCCAACGGCTTTTGTAATGACAAATGTGATTGGTACAGTAAACTTGCTAAATGCAGCAAGAGAATTCTGGAAAGGTGATTATGCAGACAAACGTTTTTATCATGTGTCAACAGATGAAGTGTATGGTGCTTTGGGCGAGACGGGAATGTTTACGGAAACTACAGCTTACGATCCGCATAGCCCATATTCGGCCTCAAAGGCTTCTTCTGATCACTTTGTAAGAGCGTACCATGATACTTACGGCCTTAATGTCGTAATATCTAATTGCTCAAATAACTATGGTTCTCATCACTTCCCTGAAAAATTGATTCCGCTGGCTATTAATAATATTAAAAATAATCAACCAGTTCCTGTGTATGGAAAAGGGGAGAATGTACGGGACTGGTTATGGGTAGAGGACCATGCCAGGGCTATAGATGTCATTTTTCACGAGGCCAAAACAGGTGAGACCTATAATATAGGTGGACATAATGAATGGAAGAATATTGATCTGATTCATTTGCTTTGCAATATTATGGATGAAAAACTTGGGCGCGAAGCAGGAACTTCAGCTAAACTAATCACCTTTGTTACCGATAGGGCGGGCCATGATTTGCGGTATGCAATAGATTCTACCAAGTTGCAAAATAAACTGAACTGGGTTCCAAGCTTGCAATTTGAAGAAGGTTTGGCAAAAACTGTAGACTGGTATCTGAAAAACGAAGAATGGCTCACCAATGTCACCTCTGGAAATTATCAGGCTTATTACGATACGCAGTATCAGGGTAGATAA
- a CDS encoding ABC transporter permease: MTYTENVKLALQSITSNRLRTMLTALIIAIGLSALVGILTTLDAVKKSMTEAFSSMGANSFNIRNRGTGIRIGGSGQRQKPFKSIRYEDALAFKDRLNTPAKVAVSVVATRGATIKYGTEKTNPNISIQGVDEYGLTSQGLEVALGRNFNLAETQSGANICIIGSEVSEKLFKNQSPLDKVINVGNSRLRVVGVLVSKGQSMGFSGDRAVYVPLLKAKLINSSASPSYTITVIVPSNDIMENVIGEATAEFRKIRKIRVTEPNNFEITKSDAMAQTLFENLKVIVLGGIAIGVITLIGASIGLMNIMLVSVTERTREIGIRKAIGANPAVIRKQFLIEAVMICLMGGAFGIFLGIAIGNLISLGMGGSFIIPWEWIFGGFAVCVLVGIVSGYYPAKKASKLDPVEALRYE; encoded by the coding sequence ATGACCTATACCGAAAACGTAAAATTAGCCCTTCAGTCTATCACGAGTAACCGGTTGCGAACCATGCTAACTGCATTGATCATAGCCATTGGCCTCTCGGCCCTTGTAGGCATTTTAACCACGCTAGATGCGGTAAAAAAAAGCATGACCGAAGCATTTTCGAGTATGGGAGCTAATTCTTTTAACATCAGAAATCGTGGTACAGGTATCCGGATAGGTGGTTCGGGACAAAGGCAAAAGCCTTTTAAATCTATACGGTATGAAGATGCGCTGGCTTTTAAAGATCGACTGAATACCCCTGCAAAAGTAGCTGTAAGTGTGGTTGCTACCCGAGGTGCTACTATAAAGTATGGTACTGAAAAAACCAATCCCAATATTAGCATACAAGGGGTGGACGAATACGGCTTAACCTCTCAAGGCCTGGAAGTGGCACTTGGGCGAAACTTTAACCTGGCCGAAACGCAATCGGGAGCAAATATTTGTATTATTGGCAGTGAGGTTAGCGAAAAACTCTTCAAAAACCAGTCGCCACTTGACAAGGTTATCAATGTTGGCAATAGCAGGCTAAGAGTGGTTGGGGTATTGGTTTCCAAAGGGCAAAGTATGGGGTTCAGTGGTGATCGTGCCGTGTACGTTCCGTTGTTAAAAGCAAAGCTGATCAATTCCAGCGCAAGTCCCTCTTACACCATCACCGTTATCGTTCCCAGCAACGACATTATGGAAAATGTGATTGGCGAAGCTACAGCTGAATTCCGTAAAATCCGTAAAATCAGGGTCACTGAACCCAATAACTTCGAGATTACAAAAAGTGATGCGATGGCACAAACCTTATTTGAAAACCTGAAGGTTATCGTATTAGGTGGTATTGCCATTGGAGTGATTACTTTAATAGGTGCTTCTATTGGACTTATGAATATCATGTTGGTATCGGTTACCGAAAGAACACGCGAAATTGGGATTAGAAAAGCTATTGGAGCAAATCCTGCAGTGATTCGCAAACAGTTTCTGATTGAAGCGGTGATGATTTGTCTGATGGGAGGTGCCTTTGGAATTTTTCTGGGAATAGCTATTGGCAACCTGATTTCATTAGGGATGGGTGGCTCCTTCATCATCCCATGGGAGTGGATTTTTGGAGGTTTTGCGGTATGTGTACTGGTTGGAATAGTGTCGGGATATTATCCAGCCAAAAAAGCATCTAAACTGGATCCGGTAGAAGCTTTAAGATATGAGTAA
- a CDS encoding iron-sulfur cluster assembly accessory protein, whose translation MSNTVDTAFAPVTFTETAVKELLKLRDQQEIAEDFGLRVGVEGGGCSGMNYVLGFDQKKDGDQEFLIDGIKVFMHKAHQMYLMGMQVDWQDGLNSRGFTFSNPNAASTCGCGTSFSV comes from the coding sequence ATGAGTAATACTGTAGATACTGCATTTGCCCCTGTAACTTTTACAGAGACGGCTGTAAAGGAACTTCTTAAATTAAGAGACCAACAAGAAATAGCTGAAGATTTCGGCTTACGTGTAGGTGTAGAAGGAGGAGGCTGCTCGGGCATGAACTATGTGCTGGGGTTTGATCAAAAAAAAGACGGTGATCAGGAATTTTTGATCGACGGAATTAAAGTGTTTATGCACAAAGCCCATCAGATGTATTTAATGGGCATGCAGGTTGACTGGCAGGATGGTTTGAATTCAAGAGGTTTTACCTTCAGTAATCCCAATGCAGCCAGCACTTGTGGCTGTGGCACCAGTTTTTCAGTATAA
- a CDS encoding methylmalonyl-CoA mutase: MSDKKFTTTSGIEIKEVYTQATASVEGPGEFPYTRGIQKDMYRGRLWTMRQYAGFSTAEESNKRYHYLLKQGTMGLSVAFDLPTQIGYDSDHAMAEGEVGKVGVAIDSLKDIEILFDGIELQKITTSMTINATASILLAMYIALAKKQGADIRQISGTIQNDILKEYAARGTYIYPPKASMRIITDIFEYCSKEVPKWNTISISGYHIREAGSTAVQELAFTLANGKAYLKAALEKGLDINVFAKRLSFFFNCHNNFFEEIAKFRAARRMWANMTKALGATDEKAQMLRFHTQTGGSTLTAQQPLNNVIRVTNQAMAAVLGGTQSLHTNGYDEALSLPTEAAAKIALRTQQVIAFESGVTDTVDPLAGSYFVETLTHEIEVAAQLYIDKIDAMGGSVNAIENEYIQNEIAAAAYRYQVEVEEASRVIVGVNKFVQEKEGIEEVFTIDESIRAIQTEKLRKLKAERDNLAVQKSLDELRNAAKGTDNLMPFILASVEVYATLGEIANVLRNVFGEY, encoded by the coding sequence ATGAGTGATAAAAAATTTACAACCACTTCAGGTATAGAAATAAAGGAGGTGTATACCCAGGCAACGGCTTCAGTTGAAGGACCGGGTGAATTCCCTTATACACGTGGAATTCAGAAAGACATGTACCGCGGACGTTTGTGGACTATGCGCCAGTATGCCGGCTTTTCAACTGCCGAGGAATCCAATAAACGTTATCATTACTTGCTAAAACAGGGAACGATGGGGCTCTCCGTAGCTTTTGATCTGCCTACGCAAATTGGTTACGATTCTGACCATGCAATGGCCGAAGGAGAGGTAGGGAAAGTTGGTGTAGCTATCGACTCATTAAAAGATATTGAAATATTATTTGATGGGATTGAGCTGCAAAAGATTACGACTTCCATGACCATCAATGCTACCGCTTCTATTTTGCTGGCCATGTACATCGCCCTGGCCAAAAAACAGGGGGCAGATATCAGACAGATTTCCGGTACCATTCAGAATGATATTTTAAAAGAGTACGCAGCAAGAGGTACCTATATTTATCCGCCGAAGGCTTCGATGCGGATCATTACCGATATTTTTGAATACTGCAGCAAAGAGGTGCCCAAATGGAATACCATTTCTATTTCAGGCTACCACATTCGCGAAGCGGGATCTACAGCTGTACAGGAACTGGCCTTTACCCTGGCAAATGGAAAGGCTTATTTAAAAGCAGCGCTTGAAAAAGGATTGGATATCAACGTTTTTGCCAAACGTTTGTCTTTCTTTTTCAACTGTCACAATAATTTTTTTGAGGAAATTGCAAAATTCAGGGCAGCCCGCAGAATGTGGGCAAATATGACCAAAGCGCTGGGGGCTACTGATGAAAAGGCCCAGATGCTTCGTTTTCATACACAAACAGGAGGATCAACCCTTACCGCACAGCAACCGCTCAACAATGTAATCAGGGTTACCAATCAAGCCATGGCAGCAGTACTTGGCGGAACACAGTCTCTGCACACCAATGGCTACGATGAGGCTTTGTCATTGCCTACCGAAGCTGCAGCCAAAATAGCCCTGCGTACCCAGCAGGTTATAGCTTTTGAAAGTGGCGTAACAGATACAGTGGATCCTTTGGCAGGTTCCTATTTTGTGGAAACGCTGACCCATGAAATTGAAGTAGCGGCTCAGTTGTATATAGATAAAATTGATGCGATGGGAGGTTCTGTAAATGCCATCGAAAATGAGTATATCCAAAACGAGATTGCGGCTGCCGCTTATCGCTACCAGGTTGAAGTGGAAGAGGCCAGCCGGGTTATTGTTGGCGTTAATAAATTTGTGCAGGAAAAGGAAGGTATTGAGGAGGTATTTACCATCGATGAATCTATCCGAGCCATACAAACTGAAAAGTTGAGAAAGCTAAAGGCCGAACGTGATAATCTGGCGGTACAAAAATCATTGGATGAACTCCGGAATGCTGCTAAAGGTACTGACAATTTAATGCCGTTTATTCTTGCTTCGGTGGAGGTATATGCAACACTGGGCGAAATAGCCAATGTGTTGCGGAATGTTTTTGGAGAATATTAA